The genome window CATGACAAAGTTTATTCTTATTTTGTTCAAGGGCCTGAAGGATGTCATGCCTCTGGTAAATATCCTACTACTAATTTTAAAGCTAATACTACAGGAGTCTTTAAAGAAAAAAACAAATACCATTCTATATCTAAAATACTTTTTCCTGCTATTGGTTGGAATGATAATGGTGAATATGTGATAGGCAACCTTTCTATAGTTAATAAATTTAATTTCCGATCATTAGGAAAAATATTTGATATTAATCATTTGAATGAACCATTAGAAAAAGACTCATTTGATATTAATCTCTTTAACAGTAGCTTTGATAATAGTACTAATACACCTTCAGGAACTTTTGAAATTACAATTAATTCAGATTCTAATTCTATTGAATCAATTTCAACTTCAGGAAATTCAAACATTCCAGAAAATGGTTACGTTATTTCTTTTGGAACAAAAGTAGACCTAGAAGAACTCAAGTTAGGTGAACTTAAAATTGGAGAAGTTGTTGATATCAATTATATTTATAATGAAAATATTATGACATCAAATACAACAAAATCTTTTGAACAAATGGATTACATTAGAAGTACAAATCAAATTTTAGTATTGAATAATAATATTGATCAAGATGTTCTTAATTTTTTCAAAGGAACTAATACTAAAAGAGCTCACTTAAAAGGATCTCATCCAAGAGCTGCTCTATGTATAAAAAATAACAATTGGAATTTATATGTCATTGATGGTCGCCAACCCAATATATCTAAAGGAATGACTATGTATGAATTGGCTCATTATCTTAAAGATGAAGGATGCAATCATGCAATTAATTTTGATGGCGGAGCATCTGCCGCAATAACTTTTAGAGGATTTAAAATGAATATAAATTCTGGCATGAGAGGAAAATGTACTAATGTTTCAAGACCCATAGCTGACTTTATGACTATTCAGCGGAAGTAAATAAATTAAAAGACTTCAAATATAGTGCAATTAAAGTCTTTTTATTATTTATTAACTAGTAGAATTTATTTATTATAAGAAATATTTAAATTCAATATATTATATAAATTTATAAAATAAACTTAAATTATATAAAATAGATATTAGAAACAATAATTTATATAGTATCTATTAATTCCTATAATTTAAGCATAATTATTAAGGAGAAATTATGAAAATTGTGATAAAAATAGTTAGTTGCATAATATTTTTATTCTTTAAAACGAACACATATAGCTTAAATGGTTATTTTTATATAAAAGATAGTAATGATAATTTTGCAACAGGTCTCAATTCAACTAAAAAGTCACCTTTTCACATCTATAACATAAAGAAAAATGTCGTAAGAATAAAACCTGATATTAATCTTTATCTTTCTGCTAGTGATAGTAAAATTGAAATTTATTCTAAAAACAACTCTAGTTATAGTGAAAATTTTGTATTAAATCCTAAAAATTCAAAACAAACCTCAATTAAAACAATTCATAATACTTTTTTAAATATTAGTAATACGGTTATAAACTATAAAATAAATCAAACAAATGATGAAATAAATTTAACACTTGAAAGCTATAATCCCTGCGATGAAAAAAATTTATATTATTTAAAAAGCTTAGATGGAAAATTTCTTACTAATACAATTGATATTGAGGGTAATGAATTCGAATTATCAAAAAATAATAATTATGTAAAAATTTGTTTAAGTTATAAAGAAAAAAATATAGCTTCTATGAAAATTAATAATTTATTTTTATCGGCAAATAAAGATGACAATAAATTTAAGTCAGTAAGAAATGATAAAAACAATGAATTTTTTGAAATTATAAAGGTAAAAGAAAATATATTCAATATCAAGTCGTTTCATAATACGTTTTTAAATTTTGAAAAACAACCTGATAACCGTTATTATTTAAGACAAACAAATGTTAAACAGAACTTTTATTTAATACCTGTTAATAAATTTTGTAATCCTGATAACTTATATTTTATTAAAAACACTAAAAATGAATTTTTGCAAAATAATTATGATAAAAACGTAAATGGACTAATTTTTTCAAAAGAAAATAAAAAGGCAAATATTTGTATAAACAAAAAAGATAATTTGCTGTCTAATATTAAAATAAATAATTTATTTTTATCTGCAACTCAAGGAAGTAATTTAATAGAACTAAATAATAAAAATTCATTAACTGAATCATTTATTTTATCAAAACAAAAAAATAATAAATTTACAATTAAAACATCAAATAATACTTTTTTTAGTTCTGAAAACTTATCAGAAAATAAAAGTATATTAAAACAATCAAATAATGAAAACGAAAGCTTTTTCGTTATACCTGTATACAAAAATTTGAATATTGAAAACAGAAAATGTTACTACATTAGAAATAAAGATAATATATTTTTGTCTGCAAATATGCAAAACATTATTACTACTGATAAAAAAAATCCATCTTCCATATTTTGTATAGACAAAAGGAATCATGAAAATGAATTAGAGAGTATTGCAGAAAATGAATTATATATTTATAATTTAATTAACAAAAAATATCTAGAAATAACCGCCAGCAGACAACTTAATTTAATTGATAATAAAAATAAAGATTCTAAATTTATTTTTAAACCAGTCAATATAGGATCTTTTTTACTAAAAAATATTAATAATAATTCACTAGTAATTAATAATAATATTCAAATAATTAATGAAGATGAATTTAACAATGAAAATGATGGACTTTATTTTGAGGAAGTGAATCCAATAAATGTTGATACCAAAAGAAACAAAGATTTGCATGAATACAAGTCAAATTTTTTGGCTCTAAAAAATTTCTCAACTTTTTCAAAATCAAAAAGTAAAATAACAAATGTTCCTCTTAATGAGTTCAACACAGGTTCAATGTGCCCTGCTCCAAGACTAGCTCAATATCATTATCCTGATGGTGGTATTGATGTTTATTGCTTAAAAATATCTTCTGATTTTAGAGACAATATCCCCCAATATATTAAAAACGATCTTATTAGAAATAATATCCATCAATTAGATATCTATTTTCTAGCCCAAAGTAAATATCTTTCACTTAGTGGGGGTAATTTAACGGAATCCTTAAATGTATTAAGAACTCATAACTGGATTTTTAAAAATATTCCTAAAACTTATAAGGGAAGTATTTATAAACAAAATACTTTAATGACTGTTTACTCAAACAACTATTTAGAAAGCATTAATATAAATATTGGAAATTTAGGACCTAAAGGAATCCAAAGTAATTACTTAAAACCTTATATTGTTTATCTTCATGACAATAAAATATCTCCTGATAATGTTCATTTAAATTTCTCTGATACAAGAAATTTAAGTTTATTTTTTTACTCATTAGTTATAGATCCAGTAAATGAACAAAGGGCTGTAGTTACACTACATTGGCTTCTAGAACCAAATGAATTAGTATTAATGAGAGAGCAAAATGAATTATTAGAATTAGATATTGCCAACAATTCTATTAATTCAATTTTTCAAACAATTGAAAACACTAATGCAATAGACAATAATATCTCAAATAGCCTTAAAGAATTAATAGCAAATTAAAAAAAAATATTATTTAATTATCTAAGAAATATACTATTAATATATTTATTTTTATTGATAGCATATTTCATATTAATAAATATAAGTCGATAGTTAACTTATGCAAACCTAATCAAATTAATGCATGAGATATTTTATATTTTTGAATAAAAAAGTATTTTACTATTTTTCCCAAATATCATTAAAAAGAATTTTCAAACGTTCAATTATTTTATTCGCCCTATTTAAAAGAAATTTTTCATAATTTTCTTTTTTTAGTAAATTAAATGACAAACTATCGTAAACATTAATTGGCAAATCATTTATTTTTATTTTTTTATCAATCCTACTTTTATCTCTATACTTTTTTATATAATCTTGTAAATATATTTCAGGAAGAGAATTATTATACTCTTTATAACTCTTTATATTAACTATTAATTTATTTGCAAGTGAATCTATTTTTCTATTATCAAATTTATGTTTTTTAGCATTAGGAAATATATTTAATAAGGTATAATCTACATCAACATTTCCCAATATAGATGAATCATCAAAAAAATCGTTTTTAATATAATCATGTTTTAGCAAATATATAACAGTTTTAAATAGAATACTATTTGACGTAGAATCAACCAAATCAGTAGCAGTAATAGAAATTTTATATTGGAAAACTTTACTAAGAATTTGGCCTTCAATTAATTTTTGTACAGAGTCGCATAAAAATTTATAGTCTGCCCCCAATCTGTAGTTATTTGATTTTATATTATCTTTAATTAATGCACTATAAAAGTACCAATTTTTAAATAATTCTTCATTAATATTTTTTTTATTAAATGAAAGTAAAGTTGCAGATATTGGAATTAAAAACGATCTATGAGCTTCTTCTATACCCCAGCTTTTAGTCATTCTAATTGCATCTGAAAAACATTTTATTGATAAATCCCAATTTTCTAGAATAAAGTTCTCATTTAGTGACAATAAAACAGATCTTGTTACTTCTGGAATTTTATCTCTATTTTTTTCTCTCAAACTACATAGAGCTAGAACTTTTAAAATACTTTCACCTTCAACTTCATAATTTCTTAAATTTGAATCTTCAAGTTTTGAATTTTCAAACATTTTTCTAATTTTTAATTTTGGATGATATCTTGCTACTGCAAGATCAAAAGTTGAAAGTTTCACACCTGTTGAATTTATGGTTTCAAATACTCTACAAATTGTTTCCAAATGAGTATCACTCTTTAAACATATAAATGGCACTGAAAAATTTCGTATAGTTTCAAAAACCACTGAGAGTTTACCTATTATATTGCGTTTTTGCTCTTTAGTATAGTCTATGAAATCAACTGAATCTTCAAAGTACTCAGAAAGATATTTACTACAGTTTATTGGCTCTAGGGCAACATCTGCTCTTATTGAACGATTATCATCTTTCCGAATTTGAGAGAACTCTTTTGTTCTATTTACTGAATATATCCAATCATATTCAAAACTATCATTTTGATCAAAAAAAACTTCAAACATTTTTTTTAAATCAAAAAAATAAACTTTCTTCTCATATCCATTTGAAAATACCCGAGCTATAGAAGTTAATCGCTGTTGACCATCTAAAACATAATATGAGCCATTCTCAATTTGAGGCAAAACATCATCGTTAGATTCAACAGAATCATCTATATCTTGTTCATCATCTTTTAAAACACATGCTTCTATTGCTCTTGAAGCGAACTGCTTATCTTTTTCTTTGCCTACTTCTAAAATAAGTAAAGATCCTATTGGATAATTACGGGCAATTGAATCAATTAGTCTCCTTGTTTCAAAATCTTTCCAGACAAATGGGCGCTGAAACTCTGGTATACAAAAATGATTTGATTTGATTTTTTTGATTAATTCCTGAAAATGTAAGCTTGTTGAATGCATAAATAATACACCTCTATTTAAATACATTTAGTTATAAATTTTTATTACAATAAGTTTAAGTAATTTACAATGTTTAAATTAAAAAACAAAACTAAGCATTAACTCATCTTTAATTTATCGCTTATATTTTTTAATTAAATACTTTAAATTTATATTTTCTATAATAAAATACAAATATATTTTTTATAAAATAATTAATATTTATTTATTATTTTATAAAAAATATATGCTAATTTTAACTATTTTTAAAAATTTTAAAACATATAATAATATTTTATTTTTACAAACTAACTTAAATTTAATACTTCTAAATGTAGTTATTTTTAAATTTAACTTAATATTTATGAATACCAAAAATTAAATAAGATATATAGTTGAATAAAAAATAAATTTTGGCGATTAATATTTTATATTTTGATTTAAATAAATATTTTTTTTGAATTATTCCCTAAATCATATTTAAGTCTTTAAGATTAAATACTATATAAAGTTTTTTAAAACAAAAAAAATTATTGCATTGGTAAAAATTAATCATAAGAAAATGAGGGCAAAAAAAAAGCCCTCACGGTAGGTGAGGGCTAAAGATGAAAGGCTGCGCAGAGCTACTCTTCCACACCTAAGGGTGCAGTACCATTGCCGCAGGCGGGCTTGACTTCGGAGTTCGGAATGGGATCCGGTATTTCCCCGCCGCAATCAGCACAGCCAAAACGAGGCTAAAAAAGCTTAGAGAGGGCTTTTACCTAAGAGACTATTAAGAGTCAAGAGGTAGAAGCGAGAAAGTTAGGAGAAAAGAGAGAGAAAGAAAGAGAAGAAGGAAAGATAGAAAAGAGATGTAATAAAGGAATGTTAATGATGCCTAAAAGAAGCCGTCAGGGCGATTAGTAATGGTCAGCTGAATGCCTTACAGCACTTACACATCCATCCTATCGAACTTGTAGTCTTCAAGAGCCCTGTGAGGTTTCCCTCGGAGAAGTTCATCTTAGGCATAGTTTCCCGCTTAGATGCTTTCAGCGGTTACCCAAACCGAACATAGCTATCCAGCTGTGCCACTGGCGTGACAACTGGTTCACCAGAGGTTCGTCCAACCCGGTCCTCTCGTACTAAGGTCAGGATCCTTCAACTTCTCTCGCGCCCACGACGGATAGGAACCGAACTGTCTCACGACGTTCTGAACCCAGCTCGCGTACCACTTTAATTGGCGAACAGCCAAACCCTTGGGACCTGCTCCAGCCCCAGGATGTGATGAGCCGACATCGAGGTGCCAAACACCGTCGTCGATGTGAACTCTTGGACGGTATCAGCCTGTTATCCCCGGAGTACCTTTTATCCGTTGAGCGATGGCCCTTCCATACGGGGCCACCGGATCACTAGAACCCACTTTCGTGTCTGTTCGACCTGTCGGTCTCTCAGTGAGGCTACCATCTGCTCTTGCGCTCGACGCCTGGTTTCTATCCAGGCTGAGGTAACCATCGCGCGCCTCCGTTACGATTTGGGAGGCGACCGCCCCAGTCAAACTGCCCGCCAGGCACTGTTCCTGAGCCAGATAAGGGCTCGAGGTTAGAATTCTCAGACATACAGGGTGGTATTTCAACGTTGGCTCCACCGCAGCTGGCGCCACGGTCTCAAAGCCTCCCACCTATCCTACACAGTATATCCAAGAACCCAATGCCAAGTTGCAGTAAAGGTTCACGGGGTCTTTCCGTCCTGTCGCGGGGAGGGGGCATTTTCACCCCCATTTCAATTTCGCTGAGTGCCAGGCAGAGACAGCGGACCAGTCGTTACGCCATTCGTGCAGGTCGGAACTTACCCGACAAGGAATTTCGCTACCTTAGGACCGTTATAGTTACGGCCGCCGTTTACTGGGGCTTCAATTCAAAGCTTTACCTTGCGGCTGACTTCTCCTTTTAACCTTCCAGCACCGGGCAGGCGTCAGACCCTATACGTCACTTTGCAGTTTCGCAGAGTCCTGTGTTTTTGGTAAACAGTCGCTAGTCCCTAATTTGTGCCACCTACTTACGTAGGCCTACCTTATCCCGAAGTTACGGTAGTAAATTGCAGAGTTCCTTTGCCTGGGATCTCTCAAACGCCTTGGTATACTCTACCCACCCACCTGTGTCGGTTTACGGTACGGGCAAAAACACTTCATCGCTTAGCAGCTTTTCTTGTAAGCATGGACTTGTAGAACTTACGCCGTCAGTTTTCAGGTTAAAACGAAGAAGCGATTTCCCTACTTCTTCTACCTACGACCTTAGACTGGTATCCAATACCCAGCTTCTACTATCCTTCTCCACCCCTGCATCGCTCCATGTTTCTGGCGCAGGAATATTTACCTGCTTTCCATCGGTTACGCCTATCGGCCTCACCTTAGGGCCCGGCTTACCCTGAGGGGATTGACCTCTCTCAGGAAACCTTGGGTTATCGGCGGACGGGGTTCTCACCCGTCTTACGCTACTCATGTCCGCATTTGCTCTTGTCTTTCCTCCAGCACTCCTCACGGATATGCCTTCACCGGTCGAGACAATGCTCCCCTACCATAGAATTACTTCTATCCGATGCTTCGGTGACGTGCTTGAGCCCCGTTGAATCTTCGGCGCGAGACCATTAGACCAGTGAGCTATTACGCTTTCTTTAAATGGTGGCTGCTTCTAAGCCAACATCCTGGCTGTCTGGACGTTCTCACATCCTTTTCCACTTAGCACGTTCTTTGGGACCTTAGCAGGCGGTCTGGGCTCTTACCCTTTTCACTATGGACCTTCTCGCCCACAGTGTGTCTCCTGTATTTATACTTGTTGGTATTCGGAGTTTGACTAAGTTTGGTAACCCGGCAAGGCCCCTAGCTTAATCAGTGCTCTACCCCCAACAAGAAACATACAAGGCAATACCTAAATATTTTTCGGGGAGAACCAGCTATCGCCACGTTTGATTAGCCTTTCCCCTACCCACAGCTCATCCGAGACCTTTTCAACGGTCACCAGTTCGGTCCTTACGGAGTCTTACCTCCGCTTCAACCTGGCCATGGGTAGATCACGTGGCTTCGGGTCTATTTCCTGCAACTCAGTCGCCTTATTCAGACTTGGTTTCCCTACGGCTCCAACGCTCGTGCGTCTTAGCCTTGCTGCAAAAAATAACTCGCGGACCCATTATGCAAAAGGTACGCTGTCACACTTACGTGCTCCAACTGCTTGTAGGCGTACGGTTTCAGGTTCTATTTCACTCCCCTCACCGGGGTTCTTTTCACCTTTCCCTCACGGTACTTGTTCACTATCGGTCATCGAGGAATATTTAGGCTTGGCAGATGGTCCTGCCGGATTCACACCGGATGTTTGTGTCCTGTGCTACTCGGGATACTACTCGCAAGAATTTTGTTTTAAGGTACTGGGCTTTCACCATCTGTGGCTGCCCCTTCCAGAGCTTTCCCATAACGCTATTCTTTACTTTGTGTAGTCCCACAACCCCGTCAGGAATTGCTTCCTGAGGTTTGGCCTCTTCCGCGTTCGCTCGCCGCTACTAGCGGAATCACTGTTTTGTTTTCTTTTCCTGAAGGTACTAAGATGTTTCAATTCCCTTCGTTCGCTCTACTGAAGTTATGTATTCGCTTCAGAGTTATCCTTGCGGATAGGGTTCCCCCATTCGGACATTACCGGGTCAAAGCCTTTTTGGCGGCTCGCCGATACTTTTCGCAGCCTAACACGTCCTTCATCGCTTCTCGATACCTAGGCATCCTCCGTACGCCCTTAATCGCTTCTTATAAGGCATCATTTACCTTACTTCATTGCGGTCTCTAATCTACTTTACTTTTACCCGTTTCAAGTTCCGCTACGAAATCAAACACCCTTCCGAGTCTTTTCTCTCTCCGCTTTCCTCTTTCAAAGTCAAAGATTTTCTTTTCTTCTTCTCTTCTCTTTTCAAATAACTTTGTGATCTTGCTTGTCTGCCAGAGTATTATTCTGGAGAAAGTCACTATACGCAGATGAGAGCTTTCGGCACACATACTGAGCATTCATGGTGGACGCTAGGAGGGTCGAACTCCTGACCCCCAGAATGCAAATCTGGTGCTCTCCCAACTGAGCTAAGCGCCCCTCAAGCAAAAAACGGCTTTCCTCTGCAAAGCGACCTTATAAATCAGTGAGTGTTCACAGACTTATCAGTTGTATGCATAAAAAACCGCTTTTATCTGACTAAAGAAGATTACAAAAACAGAGTGCGTGAGCGTTTGACCTAGAATGGAGTCTTTTTACAAAGAACTCTAAATTCCTAGAAAGGAGGTGATCCAGCCGCAGGTTCCCCTACGGCTACCTTGTTACGACTTAACCCCAATCATCGCACAAGCCTTGGCAAGCTGCCCCCTTACGGTTAGCCCACCTGCTTCTGGCTTATACAACTTTCGTGGTTTGACGGGCGGTGTGTACAAGGCCCGGGAACGTATTCACCGCAGCCTGCTGATCTGCGATTACTAGAGATTCCAACTTCATGTGGTCGAGTTGCAGACCACAATCCGAACTGAGACCATGTTTTTGCGTTTGGCTTCACCTCTCGGCTTCGCTTCGCTTTGTCTTGGCCATTGTAGTACGTGTGTAGCCCTGGATGTAAGGGCCATGAGGACTTGACGTCATCCCCACCTTCCTCCGGTTTATCACCGGCAGTACCCCTATAGTTGCCAACTTAATGATGCCAAATAAGGGAAAGGGTTGCGCTCGTTGCGGGACTTAACCCAACATCTCACGACACGAGCTGACGACAGCCATGCAGCACCTGTCTCTGAGTGTATTGCTACTATTACGTATCTCTACGCTTTTCTCAGGATGTCAAACCCAGGTAAGGTTCTTCGCGTTGCTTCGAATTAAA of Pigmentibacter sp. JX0631 contains these proteins:
- a CDS encoding DUF262 domain-containing protein, giving the protein MHSTSLHFQELIKKIKSNHFCIPEFQRPFVWKDFETRRLIDSIARNYPIGSLLILEVGKEKDKQFASRAIEACVLKDDEQDIDDSVESNDDVLPQIENGSYYVLDGQQRLTSIARVFSNGYEKKVYFFDLKKMFEVFFDQNDSFEYDWIYSVNRTKEFSQIRKDDNRSIRADVALEPINCSKYLSEYFEDSVDFIDYTKEQKRNIIGKLSVVFETIRNFSVPFICLKSDTHLETICRVFETINSTGVKLSTFDLAVARYHPKLKIRKMFENSKLEDSNLRNYEVEGESILKVLALCSLREKNRDKIPEVTRSVLLSLNENFILENWDLSIKCFSDAIRMTKSWGIEEAHRSFLIPISATLLSFNKKNINEELFKNWYFYSALIKDNIKSNNYRLGADYKFLCDSVQKLIEGQILSKVFQYKISITATDLVDSTSNSILFKTVIYLLKHDYIKNDFFDDSSILGNVDVDYTLLNIFPNAKKHKFDNRKIDSLANKLIVNIKSYKEYNNSLPEIYLQDYIKKYRDKSRIDKKIKINDLPINVYDSLSFNLLKKENYEKFLLNRANKIIERLKILFNDIWEK